The genomic region CCCGACGTCGTTGCGGTGCGGATCATTCCGGAGATCCCCGTCAGGACGTCTCAGATCCGCAACCTGGAGCACGCCGCGGCGCTCGCGTGGCCAGGCGCCGAACACCAGGTGCACGCCGGTTGGCTGTTGCGGTCCGGGCACGGCAGCACCCGCCGCGCGAATTCGGCGGTGCCGATCGAGTTCTCGGCGACACCGCCGCTGTCCGCGATCATCGACTGGTACGGCACGCGGGGTCTGCCACCGCTTCTGGCGGCACCCGATCGACTGGTGCGCGTTCCAGAAGGGGTGCCCGTCGACGGCGAGAACATCGTCTTGGTTGGCGACGTCTTGACAGGCGACGTCGCACCATCAGATCCGTCGCCGGAGGTGGCGATCACATCGCTGCCGGATGCTGCGTGGCGCGACGTCGATCAGCGCGGCGTCCCCGACGACGTGTTGACCGCCGTGATCGACGGCGAGGTGGCGTTCGCGAGGCAGGCCGACGTCGCGGTGGCGCGCGGGGCGGTCACCACCGCACCCGACGGGACACGGTGGCTCGGCCTGTCGGCGGTGCACGTCACCCCCGGTGCGCGGCGCAACGGCGCGGGGCGTGCGA from Mycolicibacterium sp. YH-1 harbors:
- a CDS encoding GNAT family N-acetyltransferase, giving the protein MRPPPVGARVSLRYRLPAGSVPPLTDVVGHVIETGSQILIRTRRNEDVVVAAPDVVAVRIIPEIPVRTSQIRNLEHAAALAWPGAEHQVHAGWLLRSGHGSTRRANSAVPIEFSATPPLSAIIDWYGTRGLPPLLAAPDRLVRVPEGVPVDGENIVLVGDVLTGDVAPSDPSPEVAITSLPDAAWRDVDQRGVPDDVLTAVIDGEVAFARQADVAVARGAVTTAPDGTRWLGLSAVHVTPGARRNGAGRAICEALLAWGADRSATGVYVQVLPDNAAALALYEAMGLRPHHRSRYVDARNL